The Ralstonia sp. RRA genomic interval GCGCATCTGTTGATGCACCAGCGCCACGTCACCTTGCACGAAGCGGACATCGGCACCCTCCACCACCGGCAGCTTGCGCGAAGTGAACACCCACGCGGGCTGCGCATACGGCCAAGGCGCAGCTTGCGCAGTGCCGGGCTTGACCAGCTCGCGCAGCAGCCATTCATACGTGGATGCGCCCATCGCCAACGCACCCACATCGCGAATGAAACCGTCGTAGCTCGTGCCCTCCAGCGAACCGAACTGCATCAGCCAAGCCAGCGAGTGATCCGTCGTCGCGATGAATCCATCGAGGCTCGCGGCGGCGTAGTACTGAGTCTTGGACATGGCATGCGCTC includes:
- a CDS encoding dihydrofolate reductase family protein — protein: MSKTQYYAAASLDGFIATTDHSLAWLMQFGSLEGTSYDGFIRDVGALAMGASTYEWLLRELVKPGTAQAAPWPYAQPAWVFTSRKLPVVEGADVRFVQGDVALVHQQMRAAANGKNVWIVGGGELAGQFLDRGLLDELIVQIMPVVLGSGLPLLPRAVVTPALKLTSATPYKDTFVEMRYEVVRG